The following coding sequences are from one Macaca nemestrina isolate mMacNem1 chromosome 1, mMacNem.hap1, whole genome shotgun sequence window:
- the LOC105484541 gene encoding zinc finger protein 648: protein MAQVDSQDRWGEVSPLSSLTEEAHDTQMLSMNLESDDEDGGEAKKEGPADPVACPRGSSPVTYDNPDLPWPHPLDKEEEKFSDSSSAGDMGQKPVEMSGKASWSRDVAKINETQGSPGASTALGTLPSGLAHKLGQMQPLGDRLPAGDDGDSRANQGTVLAVPSSFPSNGKYLCAHKSADTSAENYSLLCFPRPGSNWDLSTRETHTPAQASATPASLTAAVLAKAQSSRKVQNQAGGREDGEAEARPHRRLRGGRAFQKPSKPLSPAETRGGAKRYACELCGKAYSHRGTLQQHRRLHTGERPYQCSFCDKAYTWSSDHRKHIRTHTGEKPYPCPDCGKAFVRSSDLRKHQRNMHSNNKPFPCSECGLTFNKPLSLLRHQRTHLGAKPFRCPACDREFAVASRMVEHQRVHSGERPFPCPTCGKCFTKSSNLSEHQTLHTGQRPFKCADCGVAFAQPSRLVRHQRIHTGERPFPCTQCGQAFARSSTLKRHQRIHSGEKGFFCAECGRAFRIASELAQHIRMHNGERPYQCKDCGQAFTRSNHLQRHRAKHRTCKKEPIPSSSDE from the coding sequence ATGGCACAAGTGGACTCCCAGGACAGGTGGGGAGAGGTGTCTCCTCTCAGCAGCTTGACTGAGGAGGCTCATGACACCCAGATGCTGAGCATGAACTTAGAGAGTGATGATGAAGATGGTGGGGAGGCCAAAAAAGAGGGACCTGCTGACCCGGTGGCCTGTCCAAGGGGCAGCTCCCCAGTAACATATGACAATCCTGACTTGCCATGGCCCCATCCACTGgacaaagaggaagagaaattctCTGACTCCTCCAGTGCTGGGGACATGGGGCAGAAACCAGTAGAAATGTCTGGGAAAGCCAGCTGGAGCAGAGATGTGGCAAAGATCAACGAGACCCAGGGTTCCCCAGGAGCAAGCACAGCTCTGGGTACCCTTCCCAGTGGTCTCGCACACAAGTTAGGTCAGATGCAACCTCTTGGGGACCGACTACCTGCGGGTGATGATGGAGACTCGAGGGCCAACCAGGGCACAGTCTTGGCTGTCCCATCCAGCTTCCCCAGCAATGGAAAGTATCTCTGTGCGCACAAAAGTGCAGACACGTCCGCAGAGAACTATTCTCTGTTGTGTTTCCCCAGGCCAGGGAGCAACTGGGACCTCTCCACGCGAGAGACACACACACCAGCGCAGGCGTCGGCCACCCCAGCCAGCCTGACTGCCGCGGTACTGGCAAAAGCGCAAAGCAGCAGGAAAGTACAGAACCAGGCGGGCGGGCGCGAGGACGGAGAGGCTGAAGCGCGTCCGCACAGGCGCCTGCGGGGCGGGCGAGCCTTCCAGAAGCCCAGCAAGCCGCTGAGCCCCGCTGAGACGCGCGGCGGCGCCAAGCGCTACGCGTGCGAGCTATGCGGGAAGGCCTACTCCCACCGCGGCACGCTCCAGCAGCACAGGCGCCTGCACACGGGCGAGCGGCCCTACCAATGCTCCTTCTGCGACAAGGCCTACACCTGGTCCTCCGACCACCGGAAGCACATCCGCACGCACACAGGCGAGAAACCCTACCCGTGTCCAGACTGCGGGAAGGCCTTCGTGCGCTCTTCGGACCTGCGCAAACACCAGCGCAACATGCACAGCAACAATAAGCCCTTCCCGTGCTCCGAGTGCGGCCTGACCTTCAACAAGCCGCTGTCGCTGCTGCGCCACCAGCGCACGCACCTGGGAGCCAAGCCCTTCCGCTGCCCCGCCTGCGACCGGGAGTTCGCTGTGGCCAGCCGCATGGTGGAGCACCAGCGCGTGCACTCGGGCGAGCGGCCCTTCCCCTGCCCCACCTGCGGCAAGTGCTTCACCAAGTCCTCCAACCTGTCCGAGCACCAGACGCTGCACACCGGCCAGAGACCCTTCAAGTGCGCTGACTGCGGCGTGGCTTTCGCGCAGCCCTCGCGCCTCGTGCGCCACCAGCGCATCCACACTGGCGAGAGGCCCTTTCCTTGCACGCAGTGTGGCCAGGCCTTTGCCCGCTCTTCGACCCTGAAGCGGCACCAACGGATCCACTCCGGAGAGAAGGGATTCTTCTGTGCAGAGTGCGGCAGGGCCTTCCGCATTGCCTCTGAGTTGGCCCAGCACATACGAATGCACAACGGAGAGAGGCCCTACCAGTGTAAGGACTGCGGCCAGGCCTTCAcccgatccaatcacctccaacgACACCGAGCCAAGCACCGCACCTGCAAGAAAGAACCCATCCCTTCCTCCTCTGACGAGTGA